The Triticum dicoccoides isolate Atlit2015 ecotype Zavitan chromosome 6A, WEW_v2.0, whole genome shotgun sequence genome has a window encoding:
- the LOC119318608 gene encoding zinc finger protein ZAT5-like, whose amino-acid sequence MQASAMELVLFREEGAVDDRLQQRGGAVVKRKRTKRPRHQTPPVAAMACSSASSSESTTTEEEDMAHCLILLAQGAAPPGVVVDSRPPPATVPQEARQGTSSLPPAGPLPPPAVVSAKTERYTSRKYTEAATTADGVRAGFYVYECKTCNKCFPTFQALGGHRASHKKPRLAGADDDSAANATSVAIAKLSKPPSTKTATPPLVQMTTASPPPPPPPQVDAAPDVTTVLSLNNGGNAVCHAVNTNRLRVHECSICGAEFASGQALGGHMRRHRPLHAPADRAIATTAVTAIAASTTKKEKDSTPAGINLELDLNLPAPSDEECVSHPPPPPPPSSAPPVVLGLGPFDSGKKRLMLTAASAALVDCHY is encoded by the coding sequence ATGCAAGCGTCGGCCATGGAGCTCGTGCTCTTCCGGGAGGAGGGGGCCGTGGACGATCGGCTGCAGCAGCGCGGGGGTGCCGTCGTCAAGCGGAAGCGCACCAAGAGGCCGCGCCACCAGACGCCGCCGGTGGCCGCCATGGCCTGctcctccgcgtcctcctccgAGAGCACCAccaccgaggaggaggacatggccCACTGCCTCATCCTCCTCGCCCAGGGCGCGGCGCCGCCCGGAGTCGTCGTCGACTCGAGGCCGCCGCCCGCGACGGTGCCGCAGGAGGCTCGCCAGGGGACGTCGTCGcttcccccggccggccctctgccGCCGCCGGCGGTGGTGTCGGCCAAGACGGAGAGGTACACCAGCCGCAAGTACACGGAGGCGGCCACCACGGCGGACGGTGTCAGGGCCGGCTTCTACGTGTACGAGTGCAAGACGTGCAACAAGTGCTTCCCCACCTTCCAGGCCCTCGGCGGCCACCGCGCCAGCCACAAGAAGCCACGCCTCGCCGGAGCCGACGACGACAGCGCCGCCAACGCCACCAGCGTCGCCATCGCCAAGCTGTCCAAGCCACCATCGACGAAGACGGCGACGCCACCGCTGGTGCAGATGACGACGgcctcgccgccaccgcccccACCGCCTCAGGTCGACGCCGCCCCGGACGTGACCACCGTGCTCAGCCTCAACAACGGCGGCAACGCCGTCTGCCACGCCGTCAACACCAACAGGCTCCGGGTGCACGAGTGCTCCATATGCGGGGCCGAGTTCGCCTCCGGGCAGGCGCTGGGCGGGCACATGCGACGCCACCGGCCGCTACACGCGCCCGCAGATCGCGCCATCGCAACAACCGCCGTGACCGCGATCGCCGCGTCCACGACGAAGAAAGAGAAAGACAGCACCCCGGCCGGAATCAACCTGGAGCTCGACCTCAACCTGCCGGCGCCGTCCGACGAGGAGTGCGTCTCACAccctccaccgccaccaccaccatcatcgGCGCCACCGGTGGTGCTCGGGCTCGGCCCGTTCGACAGCGGCAAGAAACGGCTGATGCTCACGGCCGCCTCCGCCGCGCTGGTGGATTGCCATTATTAA